GTTAATGGTGAAAATCTTTTTATTATTGATCCTATGCCTAATGTTTTATTTACCAGGGATCCTTTTGCTAGTATTGGGAATGGAATTACAATAAATAAAATGCATACTAAGGTTAGACGTAGAGAAACAGTATTTGCAGAGTATATTTTCAAATATCATCCCATTTACAAAGAAAATGTTCCAATTTGGTTTAATAGATGGGAAGAGACTTCTTTGGAAGGTGGAGATGAGTTTGTTTTAAACAAAGATCTTTTGGTTATTGGAATTTCTGAAAGAACAGAAGCTAACTCTGTAGAAAAATTAGCCGTTAGTCTTTTTAAAAATAAGACTTCATTTAACACAATTTTGGCTTTTAAAATTCCAAAAAATAGGGCTTATATGCATTTAGATACAGTTTTTACTCAAATTGATTATAGCCTTTTTACAAGTTTTACGAGTGATGATATGTATTTCTCAATTTATGTTTTAACTTATAATTCAGGCTCTGGCAAGGTTAATATTAAAAAAGAAAAAGCAAAACTTAGAGATGTTTTGAGTTTTTATCTTGGCAGGAAGATTGACATAATAAAATGTGCGGGTGGAGACTTAATACATGGAGCAAGAGAACAATGGAATGATGGTGCTAATATTTTGACCATAGCTCCGGGAGAAGTAGTTGCTTATTCTAGGAATCACGTGACTAATAGATTATTTGAAGAAAATGGTATTAAAGTTCATAGAATTCCATCTAGTGAGCTTTCAAGAGGTCGAGGTGGTCCAAGATGCATGTCTATGCCTTTAGTAAGAGAGGATATTTAATATTCAAGTTTAGTAAAAGTCTAGTTAGCCAAATGGGTTTTTAAAAACTCATTGTAAGGTTGGAGGGTTGATGTATAATTTAAGAAATAGGAGCTTTTTAAATCTTTTAGATTTTACAAGCAAAGATATTGAATATCTACTTGATTTATCGATCGATTTAAAAAAGTCAAAATATTCAGGAATTGAAGTGCAGAAGCTTAAAGGAAAGAATATTGTTATAATTTTCGAGAAAGATTCAACAAGGACTCGGTGTGCTTTTGAGATTGCAGCTTATGATCAAGGATCAAATATCACTTATTTGGGATCTAAAGGCAACCAAATAGGTATAAAGGAGTCTATGAAAGATACTGCGAGAGTTTTAGGACGCATGTATGATGCGATTGGGTTTAGAGGATTTTCTCAGCAGACCGTTGAATGTTTAGCAAATTATTCTAATGTTCCTGTTTATAATGGCCTGACAGATGTTTCTCATCCAACCCAAATACTGGCTGATTTAATGACAATAAAAGAGCATAAGGGAAGTTTACAAGGGATTAAAATAGTATTTTGTGGTGATGGCAGATGTAATGTTGCCAATTCTTTATTGAAAGGTTGTGCTATTATGGGGCTTGATTTTAGAATTTTTGCTCCCAAAGAGCTTTTCCCAGATCCCAATTTGGAGCTTAAGGCTAGGTCTTTAGCTTTAGAGAGTGGTGGTAAAATTACAATTACAGATTCTAAAGAAGAGGCCGTTAAATGCGCTGATGTTGTGTATACGGATGTGTGGGTATCTATGGGTATGGGTGAGAGTAATTGGGAAGATAGGATAAATCTTCTAAAGTCTTATCAGGTCAATAAAGAGATGATGTGCATGGCAAAGGATGATGCAATATTTATGCATTGTTTACCTGCTTTTCATGATTTAAATACTGTGATTGGTAAGGATATTTTTAATAAATATGGACTTAATGGAATTGAAGTTACAGAAGAAGTTTTTGAAAGTAAAAATTCAGTTGTTTTTGATGAGGCTGAAAATAGAGTTCATACCGTTAAAGCTATTATGGTATCGACTTTGGGATAAAGATTTTATTTATATTAAATTAATTATTTGAAATTTGGAAGGAATTTTATGATAAAAATGCCAAGTAGTTTTACGATAATATTTTCTTTAATTGTTTTTGTTACCATATTAACATATGTGATTCCCGCCGGTGAGTTTGATAAAGAATTTAGGCAAATAGGTGATGGGCCTAAAAGAGAGATAGTTGTTGCTGGAACTTATCATTATGTAGATCGAGAGCCTAGAGGATTTTTGCATCCTATTATGACTATTTTAACTGCGATGTCAAAAGGTATGGAGCATGCAGTCGAAGTTATTGTTTTTGTTTTAATTGTTGGAGGTGCCTATGGAATTATTATGAAAACAGGGGCAATAGATGCAGGAATTTATTCTTTAATTAAGAAATTGGGACATAAAGATAGGTTGCTTATTCCTTTATTAATGTTTATTTTTTCAATCGGCGGAACTGTAACTGGAATGAGTGAAGAGACCCTTCCTTTTTATTTTGTTATGATTCCTTTGATAGTGGCTTTAGGTTATGATAGCCTTGTTGGAGCGTCTATTATTGCTTTGGGAGCTGGAGTAGGCACTATGGCTTCTACTGTAAATCCATTTGCTACAGGAATTGCATCTGCAATAGCTTCTATTAGTTTGCAGGATGGATTTTATTTTAGAGTTGTTCTTTATGTTATATCGGTACTAGTTGCGATAGTTTATGTTTGTGTTTATGCATCTAAAATCAAAAAGGATCCTAGAAAATCGCTTGTTTATTCTCAAAAAGATGAGCATTATGAGTATTTTGTTAAAAAGAACAATATTTCTACCAGAGATGGTGCTCAAAATGGTATTGAGTTTACTTTTGCTCATAAATTGGTTTTGCTTTTATTTGGGTTCATGATAATATTTTTGATATTTAGTATTGTTAAGCTTGGTTGGTGGATGCAGGAAATGACAATGTTATATCTTGGATTTGCTATTATAGCAGCTTTTATTTGTAGATTGGGTGAATCTGAAATGTGGGATGCATTTGTGCAAGGATCTGAAAGTCTAATAACAGCAGCTCTTGTTATTGGGCTTGCTAGAGGTGTTATGATAG
The nucleotide sequence above comes from Borrelia maritima. Encoded proteins:
- the arcA gene encoding arginine deiminase; its protein translation is MMEGYLNPINIFSEIGRLKKVLLHRPGEELENLTPFIMKKFLFDDIPYLKVAREEHEFFVNTLKNNSIEIEYLEDLVSEVLASSVAIKNKFISQFILEAEIKTDSTVNILKDYFSNLPIENMVSKMISGVTREEFENYASSLDDLVNGENLFIIDPMPNVLFTRDPFASIGNGITINKMHTKVRRRETVFAEYIFKYHPIYKENVPIWFNRWEETSLEGGDEFVLNKDLLVIGISERTEANSVEKLAVSLFKNKTSFNTILAFKIPKNRAYMHLDTVFTQIDYSLFTSFTSDDMYFSIYVLTYNSGSGKVNIKKEKAKLRDVLSFYLGRKIDIIKCAGGDLIHGAREQWNDGANILTIAPGEVVAYSRNHVTNRLFEENGIKVHRIPSSELSRGRGGPRCMSMPLVREDI
- the argF gene encoding ornithine carbamoyltransferase: MYNLRNRSFLNLLDFTSKDIEYLLDLSIDLKKSKYSGIEVQKLKGKNIVIIFEKDSTRTRCAFEIAAYDQGSNITYLGSKGNQIGIKESMKDTARVLGRMYDAIGFRGFSQQTVECLANYSNVPVYNGLTDVSHPTQILADLMTIKEHKGSLQGIKIVFCGDGRCNVANSLLKGCAIMGLDFRIFAPKELFPDPNLELKARSLALESGGKITITDSKEEAVKCADVVYTDVWVSMGMGESNWEDRINLLKSYQVNKEMMCMAKDDAIFMHCLPAFHDLNTVIGKDIFNKYGLNGIEVTEEVFESKNSVVFDEAENRVHTVKAIMVSTLG
- a CDS encoding YfcC family protein; the protein is MIKMPSSFTIIFSLIVFVTILTYVIPAGEFDKEFRQIGDGPKREIVVAGTYHYVDREPRGFLHPIMTILTAMSKGMEHAVEVIVFVLIVGGAYGIIMKTGAIDAGIYSLIKKLGHKDRLLIPLLMFIFSIGGTVTGMSEETLPFYFVMIPLIVALGYDSLVGASIIALGAGVGTMASTVNPFATGIASAIASISLQDGFYFRVVLYVISVLVAIVYVCVYASKIKKDPRKSLVYSQKDEHYEYFVKKNNISTRDGAQNGIEFTFAHKLVLLLFGFMIIFLIFSIVKLGWWMQEMTMLYLGFAIIAAFICRLGESEMWDAFVQGSESLITAALVIGLARGVMIVCDDGLITATILNAATNFLYNLPRPLFIILNEIIQVFIGFVVPSSSGHASLTMPIMAPLADFLSMPRSSVVIAMQTSSGLINLITPTSGVIMAVLGISKLGYGTWFRFVLPLFIIEFFISILVIIANIYWIF